The Geoglobus acetivorans genome window below encodes:
- a CDS encoding DUF2240 family protein, with protein MLKPTIASAFRSKGKKKMDRKELTYTLSFDLKYFSHETSKKVVDLAEKKGLLGEEDGLLTPSFSIDDIDVPPGFKPDVNRIFRSEDVFERLLDEISLRLGRDRADVIREINTRQMELGNILDGEVVAVLYALENGIDVRNYIDEVEEEIFKK; from the coding sequence ATGCTCAAACCAACGATTGCATCTGCGTTCAGGTCGAAGGGCAAGAAAAAAATGGACAGGAAGGAACTGACATACACGCTCTCGTTCGATCTCAAGTATTTCTCGCATGAAACAAGCAAAAAGGTCGTTGATCTTGCAGAGAAAAAGGGGCTGCTCGGCGAAGAGGACGGTCTGCTGACTCCCTCTTTCAGCATCGATGACATTGACGTACCTCCCGGATTCAAACCGGATGTGAACAGAATATTCAGAAGTGAGGATGTATTTGAGAGACTGCTGGACGAAATATCCCTCAGGCTTGGAAGGGATAGGGCTGATGTGATCAGAGAAATAAACACGAGGCAGATGGAGCTTGGAAATATTCTCGATGGGGAGGTTGTTGCAGTACTCTACGCTCTGGAAAATGGTATTGACGTGAGAAACTATATAGATGAAGTGGAGGAAGAAATATTCAAAAAATGA
- a CDS encoding ArsR family transcriptional regulator, giving the protein MWGVGAVISPQEMMVLSQFESKELEIFKGILKTISKRGVPEILFCLKRGEKKFSQIMFETRLNPGVLGRHLKELKSLNMVDKDGDYYFLTDVGIGAIEILEDLKRLAALIGN; this is encoded by the coding sequence ATGTGGGGTGTTGGTGCAGTGATATCGCCTCAAGAAATGATGGTATTAAGCCAGTTTGAGAGTAAAGAACTTGAAATTTTCAAGGGGATTCTGAAAACAATCTCAAAAAGAGGAGTTCCAGAAATACTATTCTGTCTAAAACGAGGGGAGAAAAAATTTTCGCAGATTATGTTTGAAACCCGTCTAAACCCCGGCGTTCTTGGCAGACATCTAAAGGAATTGAAGTCCTTGAATATGGTCGATAAGGATGGTGATTACTACTTCCTTACAGATGTAGGAATTGGTGCTATTGAAATCTTGGAAGATTTGAAGAGATTAGCGGCATTAATCGGGAATTGA
- a CDS encoding DUF763 domain-containing protein, whose protein sequence is MNSIYLPLHYGKAPYWLLNRMKKLAKPILTLIIQEYGEREVINRLSDPIFFQSFSNVLGFDWNSSGSTTVLTGVLKSVLNTDEFDLRIAGGKGGNALKTVEEIEKFASELGIGERKKFELIRASRLSAKLDSAALQDGYDLYHHTIVFTRKHFVVIQQGMNESLRMARRYHLKDASIIEPHSGIITQRFENSVMDLTAENSEEARKTILDIVNDGTYRFDFSKMLSMVKYRESLVPKRVDWKALEKAYSLQPDRFEDLLLVKGVGKGAIRALALIAELVYDTEYSKKDPAKFSFALGGKDGVPFPVNRRDYDSVIEFMEDAVRQAELSDFEKRSLLERLAKLSLSRSKTR, encoded by the coding sequence GTGAACAGCATATATCTTCCTCTCCACTACGGGAAGGCTCCATACTGGCTGCTGAACAGAATGAAAAAACTCGCAAAGCCAATTTTAACGCTGATAATTCAGGAGTATGGTGAGAGGGAGGTTATCAACAGGCTTTCCGATCCAATATTCTTCCAGAGCTTTTCAAACGTGCTTGGCTTTGACTGGAATTCCTCCGGTTCAACCACAGTCCTGACAGGTGTTCTGAAAAGCGTCCTCAACACAGACGAATTCGATTTGAGGATCGCCGGTGGAAAGGGCGGCAATGCCCTGAAAACTGTTGAGGAGATAGAAAAGTTTGCCAGCGAGCTTGGAATTGGTGAGAGAAAAAAATTCGAGCTTATACGGGCGAGCAGGCTTTCAGCAAAGCTTGACAGCGCTGCTCTGCAGGACGGGTACGACCTGTACCACCACACCATTGTCTTCACCAGAAAACACTTCGTTGTAATCCAGCAGGGGATGAATGAGAGCCTGAGAATGGCGAGAAGATATCACCTTAAAGATGCCAGCATCATTGAACCGCATTCCGGAATAATTACCCAGAGGTTCGAAAACAGCGTTATGGACTTGACCGCCGAAAATAGCGAGGAAGCAAGAAAAACAATCCTCGACATCGTCAATGACGGAACATACAGGTTTGATTTTTCGAAAATGCTCTCAATGGTGAAATACCGGGAATCGCTTGTCCCAAAGAGAGTGGACTGGAAGGCTCTTGAAAAGGCATACAGCCTCCAGCCCGACAGGTTTGAGGACCTGTTGCTGGTAAAGGGCGTTGGAAAAGGTGCAATCAGAGCGCTTGCACTCATAGCCGAGCTTGTTTACGACACAGAATACAGCAAGAAAGACCCGGCAAAGTTCAGCTTCGCCCTCGGAGGGAAGGATGGGGTACCATTTCCGGTTAACAGAAGAGATTACGATTCTGTGATTGAGTTCATGGAGGATGCAGTTAGGCAGGCGGAACTTTCCGACTTTGAAAAAAGGTCGCTGCTTGAAAGACTGGCTAAACTTTCACTCTCCCGAAGTAAAACCCGCTGA
- a CDS encoding ferritin family protein, which produces MVEFGENKNKIGIAKGTDFEEFVEREFMGECMEVGLYLAMARQAEREGYPEIAAILQRIAMDEAYHASRFAELNGKIKETLKESLEYMLNGEMKANVHKRKVALEAKEKGLDEVHDIWDEASRDEHRHAMALKGILERYFNE; this is translated from the coding sequence ATGGTAGAGTTTGGTGAAAATAAAAACAAAATTGGAATTGCAAAGGGAACCGATTTTGAGGAGTTCGTTGAGAGAGAGTTTATGGGAGAGTGCATGGAGGTTGGACTTTATCTTGCCATGGCCAGACAGGCCGAGAGAGAAGGATATCCTGAAATCGCAGCCATACTTCAGAGAATCGCAATGGATGAAGCTTATCACGCAAGCAGATTTGCTGAACTCAATGGAAAGATAAAGGAGACCCTGAAGGAAAGCCTGGAATACATGCTCAACGGAGAGATGAAGGCGAACGTCCACAAGAGGAAGGTTGCCCTTGAGGCCAAGGAAAAGGGGCTTGACGAGGTGCACGACATCTGGGATGAAGCATCAAGAGACGAACACAGACACGCAATGGCTCTGAAGGGCATACTTGAAAGATATTTCAATGAATAA
- a CDS encoding MqnA/MqnD/SBP family protein, translating to MKLRVAHTPDADDAFMFYAMMEGRIPLDFEVEHIIEDIESLNKRAFQENIEVTALSVHAYAYLSDRYRILSAGASVGDGYGPIVVAGDGIELEGRRIAIPGKYTSASLYLKLAVSDYEPVEMRFDRIIDAVKSGEVDAGLLIHEGQITYERHGLVKVLDLWEWWKEKTSLPMPLGVNVISRKVPEELQKKFLKAMQDSIEYALKNPDEATDYAMKYSRGMDFETTKRFAMMYVNEYTYKMPENVVKAIETLFDMAEERGILKKPPLDILF from the coding sequence ATGAAACTCAGAGTTGCTCATACACCAGATGCAGACGATGCATTCATGTTCTATGCAATGATGGAGGGCAGGATTCCACTCGATTTCGAGGTCGAACACATTATCGAGGACATAGAGAGTCTGAACAAACGGGCGTTTCAGGAGAACATAGAGGTTACCGCTCTCTCAGTTCACGCTTACGCATACCTGAGCGACAGATACAGAATCCTTTCAGCCGGTGCAAGTGTTGGAGATGGATACGGTCCGATTGTTGTTGCAGGAGATGGCATCGAGCTTGAAGGCAGAAGGATAGCCATTCCGGGTAAATACACCTCGGCAAGTCTTTATCTGAAGCTGGCTGTAAGCGATTACGAACCGGTCGAAATGAGGTTCGACAGGATAATCGACGCCGTAAAGTCTGGAGAGGTTGATGCGGGCCTGCTGATACACGAGGGCCAGATCACCTACGAGAGACATGGCCTCGTAAAGGTGCTTGACCTGTGGGAGTGGTGGAAGGAGAAGACCTCTCTTCCAATGCCACTTGGCGTTAACGTCATCTCGAGGAAGGTTCCTGAAGAGCTGCAGAAGAAATTTCTCAAAGCGATGCAGGACAGCATAGAGTATGCCCTCAAAAACCCTGACGAGGCCACGGACTACGCCATGAAGTACTCGAGAGGGATGGACTTCGAGACCACAAAGAGGTTTGCGATGATGTACGTGAATGAGTACACGTACAAGATGCCCGAAAACGTCGTCAAGGCCATTGAGACCCTCTTCGACATGGCTGAAGAAAGAGGGATTCTGAAAAAACCACCTCTTGATATCCTCTTTTAA
- a CDS encoding sulfite exporter TauE/SafE family protein, whose protein sequence is MTLPLLIFLGLPANVANGTNRVAILLQSLVGMRGFQSHGFLDPKSSVRFAVPAMIGAVLGAQIAVDLNEELMRRVIGAIMVLMLVIMLLNPKRWVEGGKERHRIAFLEPVVYFLTGIYGGFIQAGVGIFLISALVLISGMDILRANAIKVFVTLLLTLPALAVFMFNGQVVWTVGAILALGSMAGAYFGVKFASKKGAAVWVHRLLVAIVLVSSMKLLGIFSVILLWVNSVF, encoded by the coding sequence ATAACCCTTCCACTGCTGATTTTCCTTGGACTTCCCGCAAATGTTGCCAACGGAACAAACAGGGTCGCAATACTCCTCCAGAGCCTTGTGGGAATGAGAGGTTTTCAGTCCCACGGTTTTCTTGATCCAAAGTCATCTGTTCGCTTCGCTGTTCCTGCCATGATTGGGGCTGTTCTCGGCGCACAGATTGCGGTTGATCTGAACGAAGAACTGATGAGGAGAGTAATTGGGGCGATAATGGTCCTGATGCTTGTCATAATGCTCCTGAACCCCAAAAGATGGGTCGAGGGTGGTAAAGAAAGACACAGAATCGCTTTTCTCGAACCGGTGGTGTATTTCCTGACCGGCATTTACGGGGGCTTCATTCAGGCCGGAGTCGGGATATTCCTCATATCGGCACTCGTTCTGATTTCAGGAATGGATATTCTCAGGGCAAATGCCATCAAGGTTTTTGTAACTCTGCTCCTTACATTACCTGCTCTTGCAGTTTTCATGTTCAACGGTCAGGTGGTATGGACGGTAGGAGCAATTCTCGCTCTGGGTAGCATGGCCGGGGCGTATTTCGGAGTGAAGTTTGCGTCAAAGAAAGGTGCTGCTGTGTGGGTCCACAGACTCCTCGTTGCAATTGTGCTGGTTTCGTCCATGAAGCTCTTAGGGATTTTTAGCGTTATTCTCCTGTGGGTGAATTCCGTTTTTTAA
- a CDS encoding metallophosphoesterase, producing the protein MKVSESGAIKLGKTLVIADIHLGILGFPDFSIKDKILEVVFSSKSERLVINGDFKHSLGKYELKHVDKIIGEIEEHVSELLLLRGNHDGLLHEIHEVHDSVEVGNATITHGHKEFEEMRDAETLILGHSHPAVLIRDYISGHKERAWLFGELDGKRIIVMPAFNELCSSTAVNVEKPAGFIFGYVREFDVFTISGFYFGRVKV; encoded by the coding sequence ATGAAGGTCTCTGAAAGCGGAGCGATAAAACTGGGGAAAACACTGGTCATTGCAGACATACATCTGGGAATTCTGGGTTTTCCTGACTTCAGCATCAAAGACAAAATACTTGAAGTTGTTTTCTCGAGCAAATCCGAGAGGCTCGTTATCAATGGTGATTTCAAGCACAGCCTCGGAAAGTACGAGCTCAAACATGTGGATAAAATAATAGGCGAGATCGAAGAACACGTTTCCGAATTGTTGCTCCTCAGAGGAAATCACGATGGTCTGCTTCACGAGATTCACGAGGTCCACGATTCTGTTGAGGTCGGGAATGCCACCATCACACACGGACACAAGGAGTTTGAAGAGATGCGGGATGCGGAAACATTAATTCTCGGACATTCGCACCCTGCGGTGCTTATCAGGGACTACATCTCCGGACACAAGGAGAGAGCCTGGCTCTTCGGTGAATTAGATGGTAAAAGAATTATTGTAATGCCGGCCTTCAATGAACTGTGCAGCTCAACAGCAGTGAATGTTGAAAAGCCTGCAGGTTTCATCTTTGGTTACGTGAGGGAGTTCGATGTTTTCACGATCAGCGGGTTTTACTTCGGGAGAGTGAAAGTTTAG
- a CDS encoding tubulin/FtsZ family protein produces MRFFAIGFGQAGGKILDLFMENEKLRGTNTLKALAVNTARTDLMGLKHIPPKNRILIGQTTVKGHGVGTDNKLGAKVAQEEIETILNAIDEMGTHEVDAFLIIAGLGGGTGSGGSPVLAKYLSEMYSEPVYCVGVLPAPEEGKLYSLNAARSMITLLKYVDNLILVDNGAWKFEGLSLKESYAKINEEIVRRLAILARAGEPVEENLVGEMVVDSSEVINTLRGGGISSIGYATLPVQEKKKTGLFGLFKKKETELVTAEEDKSTKIATLVRKAALGRLTIPCNISSAERALVLVAGPPEYLDRKGLEKAKLWLEEQIAGVEVRAGDYPTRRTKHVAALVVLANVTEIPRVKQLQKLAAEAREEVEEAEKVRIEKTISLFDEEDLEPLF; encoded by the coding sequence ATGAGGTTCTTCGCAATAGGATTTGGTCAGGCTGGTGGAAAAATACTCGATCTATTCATGGAGAACGAGAAGCTCAGAGGGACGAATACACTCAAAGCTCTTGCAGTAAATACTGCACGAACAGACCTGATGGGGTTGAAGCATATTCCCCCGAAAAACAGAATTCTGATAGGACAGACGACAGTAAAGGGTCACGGTGTCGGGACAGACAACAAACTTGGTGCAAAAGTGGCCCAGGAAGAAATCGAGACAATCCTCAATGCGATTGACGAGATGGGGACGCATGAAGTTGATGCTTTTCTCATCATAGCCGGACTTGGAGGTGGGACCGGTAGTGGTGGCAGCCCGGTTCTTGCAAAATACCTTTCTGAAATGTATTCCGAGCCAGTATACTGTGTTGGCGTGCTTCCTGCGCCTGAAGAAGGTAAGCTTTACTCACTCAACGCCGCAAGGAGCATGATCACCCTCCTGAAATATGTTGATAACCTGATTCTTGTCGATAATGGTGCCTGGAAGTTTGAGGGTCTGAGTCTCAAGGAAAGCTACGCCAAGATAAATGAAGAGATCGTCAGAAGGCTTGCCATTCTTGCCAGAGCAGGAGAGCCAGTTGAGGAAAATCTCGTTGGCGAAATGGTCGTTGATAGCTCTGAGGTTATCAACACGCTCAGGGGTGGGGGAATATCCTCGATAGGCTATGCAACACTGCCAGTGCAGGAGAAGAAAAAAACGGGATTGTTCGGGCTTTTCAAGAAAAAGGAGACCGAACTGGTCACGGCTGAAGAGGACAAATCGACGAAAATCGCCACGCTCGTCAGGAAGGCTGCTCTTGGAAGATTGACAATACCATGCAACATATCGAGTGCAGAAAGAGCCTTGGTTCTTGTGGCCGGTCCGCCAGAATACCTGGACAGAAAGGGACTCGAAAAAGCCAAGCTCTGGCTTGAGGAGCAGATTGCCGGAGTGGAAGTCAGAGCAGGAGATTATCCAACCAGGAGGACAAAGCATGTTGCAGCGCTGGTTGTTCTTGCGAACGTGACTGAGATACCGAGAGTCAAACAGCTCCAGAAACTTGCAGCAGAGGCCAGGGAAGAGGTTGAGGAGGCAGAAAAGGTAAGAATAGAAAAGACAATTTCTCTGTTCGATGAAGAAGACCTTGAGCCACTATTTTAG
- a CDS encoding dihydroorotate dehydrogenase electron transfer subunit has product MFTLRIRKVVHHSGRVATLYFSSPLNSYPGQFIMLNVFDMEEIPLSLSSSSSVTVKAVGETTRKLVEFSGGELVGIRGPFGRPFTPSKKALIVAGGIGIAPMLYLYEYLRTCDAKIRVIYGGKTAEDMIFPDRFDDSVILTEDGSLGEKGTVTDALAGEDFERYERIYVCGPEGMIDAVVKILDENNSLHKAEISLERYMKCGIGVCGSCVLENGLRVCADGPVFSGRDLK; this is encoded by the coding sequence ATGTTCACGCTCAGAATCCGAAAGGTTGTTCACCACTCCGGAAGAGTGGCAACGCTTTACTTCTCTTCACCACTAAACTCGTATCCTGGTCAGTTCATAATGCTGAACGTTTTTGATATGGAGGAGATTCCCCTCAGTCTTTCCTCCAGCAGCAGTGTAACCGTCAAGGCCGTTGGTGAGACGACACGGAAGCTTGTGGAGTTCAGCGGCGGTGAGCTTGTGGGCATAAGGGGTCCGTTTGGCAGACCGTTCACACCTTCGAAGAAAGCCCTGATCGTTGCCGGAGGGATAGGAATTGCCCCGATGCTGTATCTGTATGAATATCTCAGAACATGTGATGCAAAAATCAGGGTGATATACGGTGGTAAAACGGCTGAAGACATGATATTTCCGGACAGGTTCGATGATTCTGTTATCCTCACTGAGGACGGGTCTCTCGGAGAAAAGGGCACTGTAACTGACGCACTGGCAGGAGAGGATTTTGAAAGGTACGAGAGAATTTACGTGTGCGGTCCAGAAGGGATGATTGACGCCGTGGTTAAAATCCTTGATGAGAACAATAGCCTCCATAAAGCCGAAATCTCGCTTGAAAGATACATGAAATGCGGAATTGGGGTATGCGGTTCGTGCGTTCTCGAAAATGGATTGAGGGTCTGCGCAGATGGCCCGGTATTCAGCGGCAGGGATTTGAAATAA
- a CDS encoding NAD(P)H-hydrate dehydratase yields MHETIDSRHMNALDLNCEFFGLSRLQLMENAGKGIAEEILSRFNHGRVVIFAGTGNNGGDAFVAARFLKGFDVEIVLAGDVKSELARRNLSILEKAGMPVSRWGSYEFEGGDIIIDALLGTGFRGKLRGPYRAIIHKINESDGFKVSVDVPSGLDADTGEYETAVRADLTVTFHRAKPGLLRAGELAGEVVVKDIGIPELFEKLSGPGDFKLAYRRFEHAHKGMHGRVLVVGGSPYIGAPVLSALAALKAGADIVTLAVPESIYPQAGSFSPELIVRSIPGDELSTENVSEIARLAEKHDVVVFGMGTVDKGDVAEEISERVERMVIDAGGLSPSIHCNAILTPHAGEFRRVFGKEASEVNVIDAAEKSGTCIILKGKRDIISDGERTKYNDTGNAGMTVGGTGDVLAGIAGALYAINDDAFTAACASAFIAGYAGDLCFEEKGYNFTALDVIEKLPHAVKKIMELK; encoded by the coding sequence ATGCATGAAACAATCGACTCCAGACACATGAACGCTCTTGACTTAAACTGCGAGTTCTTTGGGCTTTCAAGACTTCAGCTGATGGAAAATGCGGGAAAAGGCATTGCCGAGGAAATTCTCAGCAGATTCAACCATGGCAGGGTTGTTATTTTCGCCGGAACGGGAAACAACGGCGGAGATGCATTCGTTGCTGCAAGATTTCTTAAAGGCTTTGATGTCGAAATCGTCCTGGCGGGAGATGTCAAAAGCGAACTTGCAAGGAGAAATCTGTCCATTCTCGAAAAGGCTGGCATGCCCGTTAGCAGGTGGGGCAGTTATGAGTTCGAGGGTGGAGACATAATCATAGATGCCCTCCTTGGGACAGGTTTCAGGGGTAAACTGAGAGGGCCGTACAGAGCTATTATTCATAAGATAAACGAATCTGATGGGTTCAAAGTTTCTGTTGATGTTCCAAGCGGACTTGATGCAGATACCGGTGAATATGAGACAGCCGTTAGGGCGGACCTCACCGTAACATTCCACAGGGCCAAACCCGGGCTTCTCAGGGCGGGAGAACTTGCAGGAGAAGTCGTGGTTAAGGACATTGGAATCCCGGAGCTTTTCGAGAAGCTTTCAGGACCGGGAGACTTCAAACTGGCTTACAGGCGATTTGAGCATGCTCACAAGGGCATGCACGGCAGAGTTCTCGTCGTCGGTGGTTCTCCATACATCGGCGCTCCGGTTCTCTCTGCCCTTGCAGCCCTGAAGGCTGGAGCGGACATCGTAACACTCGCCGTCCCTGAAAGCATATACCCTCAGGCGGGATCATTCTCTCCGGAACTCATCGTAAGGTCAATTCCCGGAGATGAACTGTCCACAGAAAACGTTTCAGAGATTGCCAGGCTCGCTGAAAAACATGATGTTGTTGTTTTCGGCATGGGAACAGTCGATAAAGGAGATGTGGCTGAGGAGATATCGGAAAGGGTTGAAAGAATGGTGATTGACGCCGGAGGGCTGTCGCCCAGCATCCACTGCAATGCGATTCTGACGCCTCACGCCGGAGAGTTCAGAAGGGTATTTGGCAAGGAGGCCAGCGAGGTTAACGTCATTGATGCTGCTGAGAAAAGTGGCACATGCATAATTCTCAAGGGTAAAAGGGACATAATATCTGACGGAGAGAGAACGAAGTACAACGATACCGGAAATGCTGGCATGACTGTCGGAGGCACCGGCGATGTGCTTGCAGGGATAGCGGGGGCGCTTTATGCAATAAACGATGATGCCTTCACCGCTGCATGTGCCTCAGCATTTATTGCAGGCTATGCCGGAGATCTGTGCTTTGAGGAAAAGGGCTACAACTTCACGGCCCTCGACGTTATTGAAAAACTGCCTCACGCCGTAAAAAAGATAATGGAACTAAAATAG